In Pseudorasbora parva isolate DD20220531a chromosome 20, ASM2467924v1, whole genome shotgun sequence, a single window of DNA contains:
- the lsm8 gene encoding LSM8 homolog, U6 small nuclear RNA associated: MSTALESYINRTVAIVTSDGRMIVGTLKGFDQTINLILDESHERVFSSSQGVEQVVLGLYIVRGDNVAVIGEIDEETDSALDLGNIRAEPLNSVVH; encoded by the exons ATGTCTACCGCTCTTGAGAGTTACATTAACC ggacagttgcCATCGTCACATCAGATGGCAGAATGATTGTG GGGACATTAAAAGGTTTCGATCAGACAATCAACCTGATCCTGGATGAAAGCCACGAGCGCGTGTTCAGCTCTTCCCAGGGAGTAGAGCAGGTGGTCCTGGGACTGTATATTGTCAGAGGCGATAATGT gGCTGTAATTGGTGAGATCGACGAAGAAACAGATTCTGCGCTGGATCTTGGAAACATAAGAGCAGAACCGCTCAACTCTGTGGTGCACTGA